The proteins below come from a single Corylus avellana chromosome ca3, CavTom2PMs-1.0 genomic window:
- the LOC132176310 gene encoding uncharacterized protein LOC132176310 isoform X2, producing the protein MRILRRSQSFRIIAGNRKALGVRGVVTSCRAVVLPRFGGPEVLELRPDVEVPNLKPNEVLVRARAVSINPLDTRMRSGYGRSVFQQLLPLILGRDISGEVTAIGASVRSLSVGQEVFGALHPTAVRGTYADYAILSEEELAPKPVAVSHVSHLHRQRLLVVGGGGAVGFSAIQISVAAGCHVTTTCGSQSIDRLMAAGAEQAVDYTAEDLELAIKGKFDAVLDTIGVPETERLGINFLKRGGHYMTLQGEAASLTDRYGLAVGLPIATAILLKKQIQYRYSHGIEYWWTFMRADSEGLNEIRRLSEAGKLKIPVEKTFPITQVREAHEAKDRRHIPGKVVLELD; encoded by the exons ATGCGAATTCTACGGAGGTCTCAGAGCTTCAGAATAATTGCCGGGAATCGAAAGGCTCTGGGGGTGAGAGGCGTGGTTACGAGCTGCCGGGCGGTGGTGCTGCCGCGGTTCGGTGGGCCGGAGGTGCTGGAGCTGCGGCCCGATGTGGAAGTTCCCAATCTCAAGCCCAATGAGGTCCTCGTCCGCGCTCGTGCCGTCTCCATTAACCCGCTCGATACCAGA ATGCGATCAGGCTATGGTCGTTCCGTATTTCAGCAACTTCTACCTCTCATTTTGGGTCGTGATATTAGTGGTGAAGTTACAGCGATTGGAGCTTCAGTTCGGTCACTAAGTGTTGGGCAAGAAGTTTTTGGTGCACTGCATCCAACTGCCGTTAGGGGTACTTATGCTGACTATGCAATTCTTTCTGAAGAGGAGCTTGCTCCAAAACCTGTAGCAGTTTCACATGTG TCTCATCTTCACAGGCAAAGACTATTAGTGGTGGGTGGTGGAGGAGCAGTAGGTTTTTCTGCAATCCAGATTTCTGTAGCTGCAGGGTGCCATGTTACAACTACTTGTGGAAGTCAAAGCATAGATAGATTAATGGCAGCTGGTGCTGAGCAGGCAGTTGACTACACTGCTGAG GACCTTGAATTGGCAATAAAAGGGAAGTTTGATGCTGTTTTGGACACTATTGGTGTACCGGAAACAGAAAGACTAGGCATCAATTTTTTGAAGAGAGGTGGACACTATATGACACTTCAG GGTGAGGCAGCATCATTGACTGATAGGTACGGGCTAGCTGTTGGGCTTCCTATAGCTACAGCTATTTTGCTGAAGAAACAAATTCAATACCGTTATTCTCATGGAATAG AATATTGGTGGACTTTTATGAGGGCTGACTCAGAAGGTTTAAATGAGATCCGCAGACTCTCTGAAGCTGGAAAGCTGAAAATACCCGTTGAGAAAACATTTCCCATCACACAGGTGAGAGAGGCTCATGAGGCGAAAGACAGGAGGCACATTCCCGGTAAAGTAGTCCTGGAACTTGACTGA
- the LOC132175850 gene encoding transcription elongation factor 1 homolog, whose amino-acid sequence MGKRKAKTKPPPKKRMDKLDTVFSCPFCNHGTSVECRIDMKNLIGEASCRICQESFSTTITALTEPIDIYSEWIDECERVNNPEDDGA is encoded by the exons ATGGGGAAAAGGAAGGCAAAgaccaagccacccccaaagaaGCGAATGGACAAGCTTGATACTGTCTTCAGTTGCCCCTTCTGCAACCATGGAACAAGTGTTGAATGTCGTAT TGATATGAAGAACTTGATTGGTGAGGCTAGTTGTAGGATTTGCCAAGAGAGTTTTAGCACAACCATAACAG CTTTAACTGAACCCATAGATAT atatagtgaatgGATCGATGAATGTGAGCGGGTCAACAACCCCGAAGATGATGGTGCGTAG
- the LOC132176310 gene encoding uncharacterized protein LOC132176310 isoform X1 has protein sequence MRILRRSQSFRIIAGNRKALGVRGVVTSCRAVVLPRFGGPEVLELRPDVEVPNLKPNEVLVRARAVSINPLDTRMRSGYGRSVFQQLLPLILGRDISGEVTAIGASVRSLSVGQEVFGALHPTAVRGTYADYAILSEEELAPKPVAVSHVEASAIPFAALTAWRALKSTARITEGQRLLVVGGGGAVGFSAIQISVAAGCHVTTTCGSQSIDRLMAAGAEQAVDYTAEDLELAIKGKFDAVLDTIGVPETERLGINFLKRGGHYMTLQGEAASLTDRYGLAVGLPIATAILLKKQIQYRYSHGIEYWWTFMRADSEGLNEIRRLSEAGKLKIPVEKTFPITQVREAHEAKDRRHIPGKVVLELD, from the exons ATGCGAATTCTACGGAGGTCTCAGAGCTTCAGAATAATTGCCGGGAATCGAAAGGCTCTGGGGGTGAGAGGCGTGGTTACGAGCTGCCGGGCGGTGGTGCTGCCGCGGTTCGGTGGGCCGGAGGTGCTGGAGCTGCGGCCCGATGTGGAAGTTCCCAATCTCAAGCCCAATGAGGTCCTCGTCCGCGCTCGTGCCGTCTCCATTAACCCGCTCGATACCAGA ATGCGATCAGGCTATGGTCGTTCCGTATTTCAGCAACTTCTACCTCTCATTTTGGGTCGTGATATTAGTGGTGAAGTTACAGCGATTGGAGCTTCAGTTCGGTCACTAAGTGTTGGGCAAGAAGTTTTTGGTGCACTGCATCCAACTGCCGTTAGGGGTACTTATGCTGACTATGCAATTCTTTCTGAAGAGGAGCTTGCTCCAAAACCTGTAGCAGTTTCACATGTG GAGGCAAGTGCCATTCCTTTTGCTGCGCTGACAGCATGGCGTGCTTTAAAAAGTACTGCTAGAATAACTGAAGG GCAAAGACTATTAGTGGTGGGTGGTGGAGGAGCAGTAGGTTTTTCTGCAATCCAGATTTCTGTAGCTGCAGGGTGCCATGTTACAACTACTTGTGGAAGTCAAAGCATAGATAGATTAATGGCAGCTGGTGCTGAGCAGGCAGTTGACTACACTGCTGAG GACCTTGAATTGGCAATAAAAGGGAAGTTTGATGCTGTTTTGGACACTATTGGTGTACCGGAAACAGAAAGACTAGGCATCAATTTTTTGAAGAGAGGTGGACACTATATGACACTTCAG GGTGAGGCAGCATCATTGACTGATAGGTACGGGCTAGCTGTTGGGCTTCCTATAGCTACAGCTATTTTGCTGAAGAAACAAATTCAATACCGTTATTCTCATGGAATAG AATATTGGTGGACTTTTATGAGGGCTGACTCAGAAGGTTTAAATGAGATCCGCAGACTCTCTGAAGCTGGAAAGCTGAAAATACCCGTTGAGAAAACATTTCCCATCACACAGGTGAGAGAGGCTCATGAGGCGAAAGACAGGAGGCACATTCCCGGTAAAGTAGTCCTGGAACTTGACTGA
- the LOC132175698 gene encoding protein SAWADEE HOMEODOMAIN HOMOLOG 2-like — MGRPPSNGGPAFRFMQYEVVEMEAILQQHNNTMPSRDVLVSLAEKFSESDDRKGKITVQMKQVWNWFQNRRYAIRAKLSKAPGKLNVSPVPRDDSTPVRNVPQSIAAPIPAPSVPSAGKGAPENSVLEFEARSGRDGAWYDVATFFSHRLLETGDPEVLVRFAGFGPEEDEWVNVRKHVRPRSLPCESSECVAVLPGDLILCFQEGKEQALYFDAHVLDAQRRRHDVRGCRCRFLVRYDHDQSEEIVPLRKVCRRPETDYRLQQLHAVNEAASMDHQKTSMDPPAVSAPRVTTPVETMQKQRYADAAVMPPVLHANVSVANLTVIPEPKQAETSNTNIAGKANVPPAAAFVSTAPGGSIENRPEAN; from the exons ATGGGTAGGCCTCCCAGTAATGGAGGCCCTGCCTTCCGTTTCATGCAATACGAG GTTGTGGAAATGGAAGCTATTCTGCAACAACACAACAATACGATGCCGTCACGTGATGTTCTTGTGTCACTTGCAGAGAAGTTCAG TGAGTCGGATGATCGAAAAGGCAAGATTACAGTTCAAATGAAGCAA GTTTGGAATTGGTTCCAAAATAGGCGGTATGCTATACGAGCAAAACTAAGTAAGGCTCCTGGGAAGTTAAATGTGTCTCCTGTGCCTCGGGATGATTCAACTCCGGTGAGAAACGTGCCACAATCTATAGCTGCTCCGATACCTGCTCCTTCAG TTCCAAGTGCAGGAAAGGGTGCTCCCGAAAATTCTGTGTTGGAGTTCGAAGCTAGATCTGGAAGGGATGGAGCATG gtATGATGTTGCTACCTTTTTCTCCCATAGATTGTTGGAGACTGGTGATCCA GAAGTACTGGTCCGTTTTGCTGGGTTTGGACCAGAGGAGGATGAGTGGGTTAATGTTCGCAAGCATGTCAGGCCGCGCTCTCTACCATGTGAATCATCAGAATGTGTTGCAGTTCTTCCTGGAGATCTCATACTCTGTTTTCAG GAAGGTAAAGAGCAGGCTCTTTACTTTGACGCCCATGTCCTTGATGCACAAAGAAGAAGGCATGATGTGAGAGGTTGCCGTTGTAGGTTTTTAGTGCGTTATGATCATGATCAGTCTGAG GAAATTGTGCCGCTCAGAAAGGTTTGCCGCCGGCCCGAAACTGACTACAGGTTGCAGCAGCTTCATGCTGTAAATGAGGCAGCTTCCATGGACCATCAGAAAACTAGCATGGATCCTCCGGCAGTCAGTGCTCCAAGGGTTACTACTCCTGTGGAAACAATGCAAAAGCAGCGTTATGCTGATGCAGCTGTGATGCCCCCAGTATTGCATGCTAATGTTTCTGTAGCCAATCTTACAGTAATCCCAGAACCAAAACAAGCTGAAACTAGCAACACTAACATTGCAGGAAAAGCTAATGTTCCCCCGGCCGCTGCATTCGTCAGCACGGCTCCTGGTGGCTCCATTGAGAACAGGCCAGAAGCAAATTAG